In Candidatus Zixiibacteriota bacterium, a genomic segment contains:
- a CDS encoding M28 family peptidase, with product MVKITSSFLILLVFGSISLADDLYRVSLSSHADAEFLNSTGIHPVAKIFQGYLIVASDDEAMAIEKAGIEIELQADDIELDNLYIDARRDGKFIDEFPTVYEKDELRLVSVAGLDKSAVDLPHELWPAYDTNLSFQYFESKGYNAHALYNAPDLEYIMSRVNTDSLISYAERLQAFNGRVVDTDSNYASSQWIYDKLGEFGYVSQFDDFTFTRYNGTVNARNVVAIKTGLASPENQIILCAHFDAVPGSPGADDNGSGTAGVLELARILKDIETDLSFVFILFDAEEVGLYGSYHYAGEAFTLGDNIEYILNLDMIAHYPNSDSANLFHSDFLEYAYLCSHLGDSLLDLTVEFGGTSGGSDHYPFSTYGWEVGFLAERIFSDVYHSSHDSTTYMNFEYMTRMVKLAAATTYSIDYAFIPEPSLTIEFPDGVPLTIPADEQYLLRVDINELYGGQHMANSCQLHYWAEDGTLITEYMTEVEYGRYEEDFPALESGCYFDFYITVQDTDGFSFAAGSPDNPYRAISLYFEGVLFSDDFESDLGWSVGGNASDGNWERGIPGGSGNDGEPTSDYDGSGSCFLTGPTEGSDVDNGTVSLYSPSFDLLDGYGLVNFSFWFNNGSPKSETLNIYLKKQGVDQWVLVKSFGPVENASGGWNEYSFWVNHIYPAGGIFDLRIDAADEGFDSRVEAAVDAFSVTKYLPDPLTILDNVPVDWTMGQPYSFQLNAEGGVGEYLWADYSQGLLPFGLSISLEDGLISGIPTSAGTVDFTAWIGDEMYNNYEKSFTFTINESVSIDTETLPDGEVDIAYNELLEADGGTETNTWTEVGNGLESTGLTLSDNGILSGIVLSSLEINFTARVEDVTGSYDEREFSIEFVYIYIPGDANGDNAVNVGDAVFLINHVFKQGPAPYPLVSGDANCDNDVNVGDAVYIINHVFKGGPEPGC from the coding sequence TTGGTTAAGATTACATCGTCGTTCCTCATACTCCTGGTATTTGGTTCGATTTCATTAGCAGATGATCTTTATCGGGTCAGTTTATCGAGTCATGCCGACGCGGAGTTTTTGAATTCGACAGGAATACATCCCGTCGCAAAAATATTCCAGGGATATTTGATAGTCGCCAGCGATGATGAGGCTATGGCTATTGAAAAAGCGGGTATAGAGATTGAATTGCAGGCAGATGATATTGAACTTGATAATCTGTATATAGATGCCCGGCGGGATGGTAAATTTATTGATGAGTTTCCGACTGTTTATGAAAAGGATGAATTGCGATTGGTATCGGTGGCAGGTTTAGATAAGTCTGCGGTGGATTTACCCCATGAATTATGGCCTGCATATGATACGAATTTGAGCTTTCAATATTTTGAATCGAAGGGCTATAATGCGCATGCCCTTTATAATGCTCCGGACCTTGAATATATAATGTCTCGTGTGAACACTGATTCTTTAATTTCTTATGCGGAAAGATTGCAGGCATTTAATGGCCGAGTTGTTGATACAGATTCCAATTATGCGTCAAGTCAGTGGATTTATGACAAGCTGGGAGAATTTGGATATGTTTCTCAGTTCGATGATTTTACATTCACAAGATATAACGGTACCGTAAACGCGCGAAATGTTGTTGCGATAAAAACGGGACTTGCCTCGCCTGAAAATCAGATAATTTTATGCGCCCATTTTGATGCTGTGCCAGGTTCTCCGGGTGCCGATGATAATGGCTCCGGTACGGCCGGAGTATTAGAACTTGCGAGGATATTGAAAGATATTGAAACCGATTTATCATTTGTTTTTATATTGTTTGATGCCGAAGAAGTAGGGCTTTACGGTTCATATCATTACGCCGGGGAGGCATTTACCCTAGGGGATAATATCGAATATATTCTCAACCTGGATATGATAGCTCATTATCCGAATTCGGATAGCGCCAACCTGTTTCACAGTGATTTTCTGGAATACGCCTATCTATGTTCTCATTTAGGTGATTCGTTGCTGGATTTGACAGTTGAATTTGGCGGAACGTCAGGTGGTTCGGATCACTATCCTTTTTCGACTTATGGCTGGGAAGTCGGTTTTCTGGCGGAACGCATATTCTCCGATGTTTATCATAGTAGTCACGATAGTACAACTTATATGAATTTCGAATATATGACCAGGATGGTGAAGCTGGCAGCCGCGACTACTTATTCAATAGATTATGCCTTTATTCCCGAGCCGTCTCTGACAATAGAGTTTCCGGACGGAGTCCCTCTCACAATTCCGGCTGATGAGCAATATTTGTTGCGAGTTGATATAAACGAGTTATATGGCGGTCAGCATATGGCTAATAGCTGCCAGTTGCATTATTGGGCAGAGGATGGAACATTAATAACAGAATATATGACTGAGGTTGAATATGGTCGGTATGAGGAGGATTTCCCTGCATTGGAAAGCGGTTGTTATTTTGATTTTTATATTACGGTTCAGGATACAGATGGTTTTTCGTTTGCTGCCGGATCGCCTGATAATCCTTATCGCGCGATATCACTTTATTTTGAAGGAGTATTGTTTTCTGATGATTTTGAGAGTGATTTGGGGTGGTCGGTTGGAGGTAACGCGTCGGATGGAAATTGGGAAAGAGGAATCCCGGGAGGTAGTGGCAATGATGGAGAACCGACATCGGATTATGACGGAAGCGGTTCATGTTTTTTAACGGGCCCAACTGAGGGTTCGGATGTAGATAATGGCACGGTGTCGCTTTATTCCCCTTCGTTTGATTTACTTGACGGTTATGGACTGGTGAATTTTTCTTTTTGGTTCAACAACGGTTCGCCCAAGTCAGAGACACTAAACATCTATTTGAAAAAACAGGGTGTTGATCAATGGGTTTTGGTAAAATCGTTTGGACCGGTCGAGAACGCTTCCGGCGGTTGGAACGAATATTCTTTCTGGGTAAACCATATTTATCCTGCGGGAGGAATATTCGATCTCAGGATTGACGCCGCCGATGAGGGATTTGATTCCCGGGTAGAAGCCGCGGTTGACGCTTTTTCGGTTACCAAATATTTGCCGGATCCGTTGACCATTTTAGATAATGTTCCGGTTGACTGGACGATGGGACAGCCATATTCCTTCCAACTAAACGCCGAAGGCGGCGTTGGCGAATATCTCTGGGCTGATTACAGCCAAGGACTATTGCCGTTTGGGTTGTCGATTTCTCTGGAAGATGGATTAATATCCGGTATTCCGACCTCTGCAGGTACGGTAGATTTCACCGCGTGGATAGGTGACGAAATGTATAATAATTACGAAAAGTCTTTTACGTTTACCATAAATGAATCGGTGAGTATTGATACGGAAACATTGCCTGACGGCGAGGTGGATATCGCCTACAATGAATTGCTCGAAGCCGATGGAGGTACCGAGACAAATACATGGACAGAAGTAGGTAACGGTCTTGAATCAACCGGACTAACCTTATCCGATAATGGGATATTATCAGGTATTGTATTGTCATCTCTGGAGATTAATTTTACCGCTCGTGTTGAGGATGTTACCGGAAGTTATGATGAACGGGAATTTTCGATTGAATTTGTATATATTTATATTCCCGGTGACGCCAATGGTGATAATGCAGTCAATGTTGGCGACGCCGTATTTTTAATTAACCATGTATTTAAACAGGGACCGGCTCCATATCCGCTGGTTTCCGGGGACGCAAATTGCGATAATGACGTTAATGTCGGCGATGCCGTCTATATCATCAACCACGTGTTTAAAGGCGGTCCCGAACCCGGGTGTTAG
- a CDS encoding DUF2934 domain-containing protein, which produces MVKEIKRSDWKRFCRRFNLENQYRHARITLRDMHQNRETIPLEPFLGIKPSKKGRFINGLQLYTASWDPNNLAIPEVTLPDPDTIQIEKQKNGLSLSLHVKSKNGSELMLEISGDQDRSKAGGVVEKVAYSLYQNRGADNGRDIDDWFEAENRLRFTEESLTT; this is translated from the coding sequence ATGGTAAAGGAAATTAAGCGCTCCGATTGGAAGCGATTTTGCCGACGATTCAACCTTGAAAATCAATACCGCCATGCCAGGATAACACTTCGGGATATGCACCAAAATCGCGAAACTATCCCTTTAGAACCGTTCTTAGGCATCAAACCAAGCAAAAAGGGTAGATTTATCAATGGCCTTCAGCTTTATACGGCAAGCTGGGACCCCAATAATCTGGCCATTCCGGAAGTAACATTACCCGACCCGGATACTATTCAAATCGAAAAACAAAAAAACGGCTTGAGTTTGTCGCTTCATGTAAAATCTAAAAACGGTTCCGAACTGATGCTTGAGATATCCGGAGATCAGGACAGAAGCAAGGCGGGAGGGGTAGTCGAAAAAGTCGCCTACTCGCTATACCAAAATCGCGGCGCTGACAATGGCCGCGATATCGATGACTGGTTTGAAGCGGAAAATAGATTGCGGTTTACCGAAGAATCTTTGACCACTTAG
- a CDS encoding Rrf2 family transcriptional regulator produces the protein MFSAKAHYGLKAVIYLAKMAGKGPVQAKEIASSQNVPVRYLELLLSQLKKARIINSNRGKLGGYFLGEQASSIKVYDIIIALEGQISFISSHEIKENDPIEMVVADYWNSAQDLLIRSLQQTGIEELLQKADSDEQMYYI, from the coding sequence ATGTTTTCAGCGAAAGCTCATTATGGTCTGAAGGCGGTCATTTATTTGGCGAAAATGGCCGGCAAGGGTCCCGTACAGGCCAAGGAAATAGCCAGTTCACAGAATGTTCCGGTCAGGTACCTGGAATTATTATTGTCTCAGTTGAAAAAGGCCAGAATAATTAATTCGAACCGAGGGAAACTGGGAGGTTACTTTTTGGGGGAGCAGGCTTCCAGTATAAAAGTCTATGATATAATTATCGCGTTGGAAGGTCAAATTTCTTTTATCTCGTCTCATGAAATAAAGGAAAACGATCCCATAGAGATGGTAGTTGCCGATTACTGGAATTCGGCTCAAGATTTGTTGATCCGGAGTTTGCAGCAGACAGGTATTGAGGAATTGCTGCAAAAGGCCGATTCGGACGAACAGATGTATTACATTTAA
- a CDS encoding superoxide dismutase, translated as MAYKLPELQYSYDALEPHIDARTMEIHHSKHHQTYVNNLNAIVENHADLAKQSPEELLVNLNNIPEKVRTGIRNNGGGVANHSFFWSILKKDAEFRGEVAEAINAKFGSFEHFREQFTQAALGQFGSGWAWLVVSDGDLEIMATANQDTPLSYGKTPILAVDVWEHAYYLNYQNRRPDYLKGFFNVINWDKVNEYYRESVKKSAVTP; from the coding sequence ATGGCTTATAAATTACCGGAATTACAGTACTCATACGATGCGCTGGAACCGCATATTGACGCGCGGACAATGGAGATTCACCATAGCAAGCATCACCAGACTTACGTTAATAATCTCAATGCGATCGTTGAGAATCATGCCGATCTGGCGAAACAATCTCCGGAAGAATTGCTGGTTAATTTGAATAACATTCCGGAGAAAGTTCGGACCGGGATTCGCAATAATGGCGGCGGAGTTGCCAATCATTCGTTTTTCTGGAGTATTTTGAAAAAGGACGCAGAATTTAGAGGCGAAGTCGCTGAGGCGATCAACGCCAAGTTTGGCAGTTTTGAACATTTCAGGGAACAGTTTACTCAAGCCGCTCTGGGACAGTTTGGCAGCGGCTGGGCGTGGTTGGTGGTCTCGGATGGCGATCTGGAAATTATGGCGACGGCTAATCAGGATACTCCTTTGAGTTATGGCAAGACACCGATCTTAGCCGTAGATGTTTGGGAACATGCCTATTACCTGAACTACCAAAACAGGCGCCCGGATTACCTGAAAGGGTTTTTCAATGTCATCAACTGGGATAAAGTTAACGAGTATTATCGCGAATCTGTCAAGAAAAGCGCAGTTACTCCCTAA
- the cysK gene encoding cysteine synthase A, with translation MSRILDNVIDLIGKTPLLALDRVAGGLPARVLGKMESQNPASSVKDRIGYAMIDAAEEEGLLKKGSVIIEPTSGNTGIALAFVCAVRDYKLILTMPETMSVERRNLLKAYGAEIVLTPGAEGMSGAVSAAEELVDKYPGAVMLQQFNNPSNPLIHEKTTGPEIWEDTEGKVDLIVTGIGTGGTIMGVTRYIRKHNPDFKAIAVEPAASPFLSKGEKGPHPLQGIGAGFKPDIVDLDLIDEIVTITNDEAIETTRNIVRQEGILAGISSGANVAAAIKVASRPENKGKTIVTLICDTGERYLSTPTYTDFDF, from the coding sequence ATGTCGAGAATATTAGATAATGTCATAGATTTAATAGGCAAAACGCCTCTGTTGGCGCTTGATAGAGTAGCAGGCGGATTACCGGCCAGGGTGCTGGGCAAAATGGAATCACAAAACCCGGCTTCATCGGTAAAGGATAGAATCGGATATGCCATGATAGATGCCGCCGAGGAAGAAGGGCTGCTTAAAAAAGGTTCCGTAATTATAGAGCCCACGTCCGGAAATACCGGCATCGCCCTGGCGTTTGTGTGTGCCGTCAGGGATTACAAGCTAATTCTTACGATGCCTGAAACGATGTCGGTCGAGAGACGGAATTTGCTCAAGGCATACGGAGCGGAAATAGTCCTGACTCCCGGAGCGGAAGGTATGAGCGGGGCGGTATCAGCCGCCGAGGAGTTAGTAGATAAGTATCCCGGCGCGGTGATGTTGCAACAGTTTAATAATCCTTCTAATCCATTGATTCATGAGAAGACTACCGGACCTGAAATATGGGAAGACACCGAAGGTAAGGTTGATTTAATTGTTACCGGTATAGGTACCGGCGGTACCATCATGGGAGTGACCAGATATATTAGAAAACATAACCCGGACTTCAAGGCTATTGCTGTGGAACCTGCGGCATCGCCGTTTTTATCGAAGGGTGAAAAGGGACCTCATCCTCTGCAGGGTATCGGAGCCGGTTTCAAGCCTGATATTGTTGATCTTGATCTGATTGATGAAATAGTGACTATTACCAATGACGAAGCGATTGAAACGACTCGGAATATTGTCAGGCAGGAAGGGATTCTGGCAGGAATATCTTCGGGGGCCAATGTCGCCGCGGCGATAAAAGTCGCGTCAAGGCCGGAAAATAAGGGCAAGACAATTGTGACTTTGATTTGTGATACCGGGGAAAGATATCTGTCGACCCCAACGTATACCGATTTTGATTTTTGA
- a CDS encoding methyltransferase domain-containing protein, with protein sequence MKNDKKNLKKKEHSWFRESFSDDYLWLYAHRNDTEAFRQVKAAVKLLPFEKGQKILDVACGAGRHVLAFARLGARMTGIDLSPVLIRAARKKLKEKGIQAKLINQDMRELNFQDEFDGITMWFSSFGYFPTMVDDRIVLRGVHRALKSGGWWWIDLPNPSWLGKNLIDESRRIKNGPYGKAHIYESRKISRGRVIKNIIVEDQRGINEYVESVRLYRPEQFGSLIKSAKLKAIGVLGDYSGGALTAEKPRQIWYGLKE encoded by the coding sequence ATGAAGAATGATAAGAAAAATCTGAAAAAGAAAGAACATAGCTGGTTTCGTGAGTCATTTTCGGATGATTATTTATGGCTCTACGCCCATCGTAATGACACGGAGGCCTTCCGGCAGGTCAAGGCAGCGGTGAAATTACTGCCCTTTGAAAAAGGGCAGAAGATACTTGATGTGGCCTGCGGAGCCGGCCGGCATGTTTTGGCCTTTGCCCGTCTGGGAGCCCGTATGACCGGAATTGATTTATCGCCGGTGTTAATCAGAGCCGCTCGCAAAAAGCTTAAGGAAAAAGGCATTCAGGCAAAATTGATAAATCAGGATATGCGCGAGCTTAATTTTCAAGATGAATTTGATGGCATAACGATGTGGTTTAGCTCTTTTGGATATTTTCCTACCATGGTTGATGACAGGATTGTATTAAGAGGGGTTCATAGGGCGTTAAAATCCGGAGGCTGGTGGTGGATTGATTTGCCAAATCCATCCTGGTTAGGGAAAAATCTCATAGATGAATCCAGGCGAATTAAAAACGGGCCGTATGGAAAAGCTCATATCTATGAAAGTAGAAAAATTTCCAGAGGGAGAGTTATAAAGAATATAATTGTCGAAGACCAGCGGGGAATAAATGAATATGTAGAAAGTGTACGTCTCTACCGCCCGGAACAGTTTGGATCATTAATAAAATCGGCAAAACTGAAAGCGATTGGAGTGCTTGGTGACTATTCAGGAGGAGCTTTAACGGCCGAAAAACCTCGTCAGATATGGTATGGCCTCAAAGAATAA
- a CDS encoding PD-(D/E)XK nuclease family protein, with product MPVYSYSRIGCFENCPRQYKFKYIEKPPIEKVTGIEAFMGTMVHETLEKCYRMVMSERVPDEEELIAIYKRGWSESIPDNLRIVDSELTGDDYCRMGEKALRRFHQRHFPFDDELTIGLEKNIIFSLDEEGRFKMQGYIDRLSRDSSGRLRVQDYKTGGRLPTQEEIESDTQLALYQVAVDEMWPDNNGIELVWHYVRFDTSLVSHRSSEELDNLCLEYIKKIKRIEKAVGLDDFPVNETRLCDWCEYNSICPAKVDINSKDGEMQTELSLSGAENQKKSVDQYISNEARIKSLSEDQKRLKEKLLELGHEGRDIYIDGSGDKGVLISIRKTEKLPTKSADSRKFGIINDVIYDRGLYDKYSLLDIRKVQKAFDNFDFPEEVQERLAELTEKTTKASIKIK from the coding sequence GTGCCTGTATATTCATATTCGAGAATAGGGTGTTTTGAAAATTGCCCCCGCCAGTACAAGTTTAAATATATTGAAAAACCGCCTATTGAAAAAGTGACCGGAATCGAGGCGTTCATGGGCACAATGGTTCATGAAACGCTCGAAAAATGTTATCGAATGGTGATGTCTGAAAGGGTTCCTGATGAAGAGGAATTGATCGCGATTTATAAGAGAGGATGGTCTGAATCGATTCCGGATAATCTTAGAATCGTCGATTCGGAGTTAACGGGGGATGATTATTGTAGAATGGGAGAGAAAGCATTGCGGCGGTTTCATCAAAGACATTTTCCTTTTGATGATGAACTTACGATTGGTCTTGAGAAAAACATCATATTTTCGCTCGATGAAGAAGGCCGGTTCAAAATGCAAGGCTATATTGATCGATTATCCCGGGATAGCTCGGGGCGTTTGCGGGTTCAGGATTACAAAACCGGGGGGCGATTGCCGACTCAGGAGGAGATTGAGTCAGATACGCAGCTGGCTTTATATCAGGTTGCGGTCGATGAGATGTGGCCGGATAATAATGGCATCGAGCTGGTCTGGCATTATGTGCGATTTGATACGAGTTTGGTGTCGCACAGGAGTTCGGAGGAGTTGGATAATTTATGCTTGGAATATATTAAGAAAATAAAGAGGATTGAGAAGGCGGTTGGCCTGGATGATTTTCCGGTTAATGAAACCCGGTTGTGTGACTGGTGCGAGTATAATTCAATATGTCCGGCAAAGGTTGATATAAATTCTAAAGACGGGGAGATGCAGACTGAATTATCATTATCGGGTGCGGAAAATCAGAAAAAGTCGGTCGATCAGTATATCTCTAATGAAGCGAGAATTAAAAGCCTTTCTGAGGACCAAAAACGGTTAAAGGAGAAATTACTGGAGCTTGGGCATGAAGGCCGCGATATTTATATCGATGGAAGTGGGGATAAGGGGGTATTGATATCGATACGAAAAACTGAAAAGCTGCCGACCAAATCGGCTGATTCGAGGAAATTTGGAATAATAAATGACGTGATATATGATCGCGGATTGTATGATAAATATTCATTGCTTGATATAAGAAAAGTACAGAAGGCTTTCGATAATTTTGATTTTCCGGAAGAAGTTCAGGAAAGGTTGGCTGAGTTGACAGAAAAAACAACTAAGGCATCAATAAAAATTAAGTAG
- a CDS encoding M28 family peptidase, whose protein sequence is MKNRVLLLLILLFLNSLSFSDDLYRIRLTSSQSAAYLNSSGIEAIAMLLRGYLILADGNQAEAMVSHGIELELIESGVFKSQLGIDLRRDRKNVERYELLYEEGEFRLYRIASDAKLEILLGDEVMPVRGDNIVFSYIENIEYDTDSYVLPVGLDELIGQIDEAALFSNTSRLESFSNRFAGSLAMDTVQEWLMDKFYSFGYDSVYLDPFECIHAGYGNTLYCNNVIAVKPGIKHPNCHIIVGAHFDAADLWYTGGEGSPGADDNGSGTSAVLEIAKVLRDVETNITFVFILFDGEEFGMSGSYHYANEAYARGDTIVYMLNIDMIAAVGNESEANLYHGDDMKFAELCKYLADTLFNFNAYLLGPYFSDQRPFRELGYTVTFLREYYLSDYIHTPEDLTIHMDFDYMTKMTKIALATAYSADFLVIPIRSISVTYPEGLPLSFPANELSSFVVQVEGIHGGSVVAGTVELHWSIDGGDYVTIPLTEKSAGLYGVEMDGYPAGTRISYYVTAQESATGLISGETEPSANAGSYLYFESLLFSDDFSSDQGWIVEGNATAGDWERGIPVGDGSYGDPIEDFDGNGWCYITGNAIGDSDVDNGATSLISPSFDMSSYYSEVRYAVWYSNSIIRDDLFDVYVSGDDGQTWIQVDTLGPFPYDAAGGWQSRSFIVNEFMDFSSTVRVKFEATDYGMESTVEAGLDGFKVLLHSSEPFEIPDQTLPEWTKNRPFSARLYATGGLGNRIWVERESSFSMAGLTLNSDGTVEGQPTTTGQLRLLADAITEIFNTASGTIYFTVNEPVALHTFSLPGGLIRESYSQQLNADGGTGELTWIDKYGDLTGTGLTLSSMGLVSGAVEDPRLISFTVYVSDITGSWQERTYEMNFEYIDGDANGDDNVNVGDAVFLINHVFKQGPAPYPLISGDANCDDDVNVGDAVYIINHVFKGGPEPGCD, encoded by the coding sequence ATGAAGAACAGGGTGCTTCTGTTATTGATACTACTGTTTCTTAATTCTTTATCATTTAGTGATGATTTGTATCGGATAAGATTAACCAGTTCACAGAGCGCTGCATATTTGAATTCATCGGGGATTGAAGCAATAGCAATGCTTCTTCGCGGTTATTTGATATTGGCGGATGGGAATCAGGCGGAAGCGATGGTGTCGCATGGAATAGAATTGGAGTTAATCGAGTCAGGCGTGTTTAAGAGTCAACTTGGCATTGACCTTCGTCGCGATCGCAAGAATGTTGAAAGGTATGAGTTGCTTTATGAGGAGGGGGAGTTTCGATTATATCGGATTGCTTCTGATGCGAAGTTGGAAATATTACTTGGTGATGAGGTGATGCCCGTACGGGGAGATAATATAGTATTTTCATATATCGAGAATATTGAATACGATACTGATTCTTATGTCCTGCCGGTCGGATTGGACGAGTTAATTGGACAGATAGATGAGGCCGCATTATTTTCAAATACAAGTAGGCTGGAAAGTTTTAGTAACCGATTTGCAGGCTCATTGGCAATGGATACTGTTCAGGAATGGTTAATGGATAAATTTTATTCATTTGGATACGATTCAGTTTATTTAGATCCTTTTGAATGCATTCACGCTGGTTACGGGAATACTTTGTATTGTAACAATGTTATCGCAGTTAAGCCTGGTATAAAACATCCAAATTGTCATATTATTGTTGGCGCCCATTTTGACGCCGCTGACTTATGGTATACTGGTGGTGAAGGTTCTCCGGGTGCGGATGATAATGGATCGGGGACGTCTGCGGTTTTGGAGATTGCCAAAGTATTAAGGGATGTGGAAACAAATATCACTTTTGTCTTTATCTTATTTGATGGCGAGGAATTTGGGATGAGTGGTTCCTACCATTATGCCAACGAGGCATATGCCAGAGGTGATACGATTGTGTATATGCTTAATATAGATATGATTGCGGCCGTAGGCAATGAGAGTGAGGCAAATCTCTATCACGGCGATGATATGAAATTTGCAGAATTGTGTAAGTACCTGGCCGATACCCTATTTAACTTTAACGCCTATTTGCTGGGTCCTTACTTTTCAGATCAGAGGCCCTTCAGGGAGCTTGGTTATACTGTTACATTTCTGCGGGAGTACTATTTATCAGATTACATTCATACACCAGAAGATTTAACGATTCATATGGATTTTGACTACATGACCAAGATGACAAAGATAGCATTGGCGACGGCATATTCGGCTGATTTTTTAGTTATTCCGATTCGTTCGATATCGGTGACCTATCCTGAGGGTTTGCCATTGTCGTTTCCGGCCAATGAGTTATCATCTTTTGTAGTTCAGGTTGAAGGTATTCATGGTGGCTCAGTTGTGGCAGGGACAGTCGAATTGCATTGGTCGATTGATGGCGGGGATTACGTTACGATTCCATTGACTGAGAAAAGCGCCGGTCTTTATGGGGTTGAGATGGATGGTTATCCAGCGGGGACCCGGATTTCATATTATGTGACAGCCCAGGAGTCAGCGACGGGTCTCATAAGTGGCGAAACGGAGCCAAGTGCGAACGCGGGATCATATTTGTATTTTGAATCATTATTATTTTCAGATGATTTTTCGTCAGATCAAGGGTGGATAGTCGAGGGTAATGCTACGGCCGGTGATTGGGAGCGTGGGATACCTGTGGGAGATGGCAGCTATGGTGATCCGATTGAGGATTTTGACGGGAATGGTTGGTGTTATATAACGGGGAATGCTATTGGTGATTCGGATGTAGATAATGGTGCCACATCCTTGATATCACCTTCGTTTGATATGTCAAGTTATTATAGCGAGGTAAGATATGCGGTTTGGTATAGTAATAGTATAATCCGTGATGATTTATTTGATGTATATGTGAGCGGTGATGACGGGCAGACATGGATTCAGGTTGATACTCTGGGTCCTTTTCCCTATGACGCAGCCGGAGGTTGGCAAAGTCGTTCGTTTATAGTTAATGAATTTATGGATTTCAGTTCGACCGTGCGGGTGAAGTTTGAGGCCACTGATTATGGCATGGAGTCGACGGTTGAAGCGGGATTGGATGGATTTAAGGTATTGCTTCATAGTTCTGAACCGTTTGAGATACCGGATCAAACACTACCTGAATGGACGAAGAACCGGCCTTTTTCTGCCCGACTATACGCTACCGGGGGTTTGGGTAACCGGATATGGGTTGAGCGTGAAAGTAGTTTTAGTATGGCCGGCTTGACGTTAAATTCGGATGGGACGGTTGAGGGTCAGCCGACGACTACCGGTCAGTTGAGATTATTGGCGGATGCGATTACCGAGATATTTAATACTGCATCAGGCACAATATATTTTACAGTCAATGAGCCGGTTGCATTGCATACCTTCAGTCTTCCCGGGGGATTGATTCGAGAGAGTTATTCACAGCAGTTGAATGCCGATGGTGGTACGGGTGAGTTGACGTGGATAGACAAGTATGGAGATTTAACCGGAACGGGATTAACCTTATCTTCGATGGGTTTAGTCTCGGGAGCGGTTGAGGATCCAAGATTGATAAGTTTTACAGTTTATGTATCTGATATTACAGGCAGTTGGCAGGAGCGGACGTATGAGATGAATTTTGAATATATCGATGGTGATGCCAATGGTGATGATAATGTCAATGTCGGCGATGCCGTATTTTTAATTAACCATGTATTTAAACAGGGACCGGCTCCATATCCTCTGATATCCGGGGACGCGAATTGTGATGATGACGTTAATGTCGGCGATGCCGTCTATATCATCAACCATGTGTTTAAAGGCGGTCCCGAACCCGGGTGCGACTGA